From the genome of Frateuria soli:
CGGCGAAGCCGCTGGCGAACAGCAGCGGCAGCGACGGCCAGCGCTCGGCCACCCGACGGGCCAGCTCGGCGCCGTTCATGCCAGGCATGGCGAAGTCGATCACTGCCACGTCGGGCAGCTCGGCGGCCAGCGCCTCGAGTGCGGAGGGTCCGTCGTTCGCCTCGCGCACGCCGTACCCGTGGGCCTCCAGCGCGCTTGCCAGCATCTGGCGCAGGTGCGGGTCGTCGTCGACCAGCAACACCCGGGCGACACGGACATCGCCGGGGACCGGTGCCGGCGCTGCTATCGTGGCAGCGGCAACCGGTAGCCGGTCGGTGCAGGGCAGGAATACCCGGACCGTCGTGCCGGCCCCGAGCGCACTCTCGATGCGCACCGTGCCACCGGCCTGGCGCGCGCTGCCGTAGATCTGCGCCAGGCCCAGCCCGGTTCCCTTGCCCACCGGCTTGGTGGTGAAGAATGGCTCCATTGCACGCCGCAGCGTCGTCTCGTCCATGCCGGTCCCGCTGTCGCGCACTGTGAGCTCGACGTAGCGGCCATCGCCCATCTCAGGGTCCCCGGCGATGTGGCGAACCCTGGTGCCGATGCTCACCACCCCGCCATCGGGCATGGCGTCACGCGCGTTGATGGCCAGATTCAGCACCATCATTTCCAGCTGGGTGGGGTCGGCCATCACCGGGGCGGGCGCGGGGCTCGGCTGCAACTGCAGCTGGATGGCCGGTCCCAGCGTGCGGGCCAGCAGTTCCTGCATGGCGGCGATCACGACACAGACCAGCAGCGGTTGCAGCTGGATGCGCTGGGTACGTGAAAACGCCAGCAGCTGGGCAGTCAGTTTGGCGCCGCGTTCGGCCGCCTGCAGCCCAGCCTGGGCAAACCGCTGCACCCGAGCCGGCTCGGCCGGCCGCCCCTGAATCAGGTCGAAGGCGCCGACCACCGCGCCCAGCACGTTATTGAAATCGTGTGCCAGGCCGGCCACCAGTTGCCCGACCGCCTCCATCTTCTGGCTCTGCAGCAGCGCTTCCTGGGCTTCGCGAAGCTGCCGCGTGCGGGCCTCGACCCGCGCTTCCAGCGTCGCGTTCAGCTCGCGCAGCTGTGCCAGGGCCATGGCGCGTTCGATGACCAGCCGGGTCCGTTCGGCGATCTCCTCCACGAAGGCGATCTCGTCCGGATGCCAGCTGCGCGGCGTACGCTGGTTCATGTAGACGATGCCGCGCAGTTGCCTGTCGCGCACGAACGGCACCACCAGGATGGCGCGCGTGTCGACGTCCCGCGCGGTCTGGTGGGTGCGCGCCTCGTCGCTGAGGGCTGCCCGCAACAGGTCGTCGATGGCGACCGTCCGGCCGGCCTGCAGCATCGCGACGATCTTCACGCCGAAATCGGCGGCCGGGTAGCGGCCCATCAGCGCAGGCACGCTGCCATCGGTCCAGCACACCCCGTACTGGAAGCTGTCGTCGGCTGGATCCAGTTCGCCGTAACCGGCACGGCTGACGCCGAAATGCACGCCCATCAGCGCCGCCACCTCCTGCAGCGCCTCGGCGGTGTCGCTTTCGCGCAGCACGTCCGCGATCTTCAGTCGCAGTGCGGCGCGCGCCTCGCGTCGCGCCAGTGCCTGCAGCAGCCGCTCGACCCTGGCCGCGCCCAGCGCCATGATCAGGATCAGTACGGTGATCGCGCTGATCACTACCGCCAGGTTGGTCTGGCCGATGCTGGCGCGGGCGGTGGCCATGTCCACGGTCGGCGCGGCGGTGAACACCGCTGCGCGCATGCCGGCATAGTGCATCCCGGCGATCGCCGTGCCCATCGCGGCGGCGGCCACCAAGCGATGCGCGAGCCGCTGGTCGCGGGCGGCCAGCCACACCGCGGCGGTCGCGGCGCCGATCGCGACGAGCATCGAGACGGCCACCCAGAAACGCTCGTAGCTGAGCGAGGCAGGCATGCGCATCGCCGCCATGCCCAGGTAGTGCATCGCCAGCACGCCCGAACCCATCAGCAGGCCGGCCCAGGCGACCTGGCCGAGGGAGACCTCGTCCCATCGCATGATCGCAAAGCCCGCCCCGGTGAACACCACCGCGATGAGCAGCGACAGCAGGGTCAGTGACGGGCTGTAGCTCATCTCCATGCCCGGCACGCTGAAGGCAAGCATCGCCACGAAGTGCATCGACCAGATACCGCCACCCAGGGCAATGGCGGCCGAGGCGACCCAGATGCGGCGAATCGCGCCGGAGGAGGCCCGCACCCGACTGCCTAGGCTGAGCGCCGTGAACGAGGCAAACGCCGCGATCAGGAGCGACAGCATGACCAGATAGCCGTCGTGGGTGCCGGTCAGGATCATCGTCTGCATGCGCCGGTAACCGGGTGTCCGGGGCCGCCGATGCAGCGACATGACGCCCGCGGCAACCGCGCGACGGCGACCGGTAATGGCGCCATCGCGCCGAAAGGCCCGGGCGTGATTGCCCGTGGCAGAATCATGCGGGTCACAGCGTTTCCTCAGGCCTCGTCCAGGCCTTGCATGCAGGCAGTGGCATCATGCCCACCCTGCCGCCCGTGACGGACGACCGCCGGCGCACTGTCAGGCGCCGGCGCCGTGGACCAGTTTATACAGGCCGCGGTCACGCGGGAGCCGCCGTGGTCGCGCTTGGCGGCCCGTGTTCAGCGGCCGTGCGGTGGCTGGCGATGATGGTGGGCCCACCAGGACTCGAACCTGGAACCAAGGGATTATGAGTCCCCTGCTCTAACCATTGAGCTATAGGCCCGACAGGGATATCCCTGCAGTGCGCAGGGCGGGGGTGCATGTTAACGGCAGCCCGGAGCTGCGCCAACGAGCCGGTGGTGGACAGGTCTTCGCGCCGCATCGCTGTCCAGCACGGACTGGCCGCCGGACCCTACCCTGCCGATGGCGAGTGCCGGAAACGACGACGCCCGCGCGGGGCGGGCGTCGTGGTGATGCGTGGGGTTTGCGCTTACTCGAGGTCGAGGAACGAGCGCAGCTGCTCCGAGCGGCTCGGGTGGCGCAGCTTGCGCAGCGCCTTGGCCTCGATCTGGCGGATGCGCTCGCGGGTGACGTCGAACTGCTTGCCGACTTCCTCGAGGGTGTGGTCGGTGTTCATGTCGATGCCGAAGCGCATGCGCAGCACCTTCGCTTCCCGCGGGGTGAGGCCGGCAAGCACGTCGCGCACGGTCTCCATCAGGCCGGTCTCGGTGGCCGACTCGATCGGCGAGGACGCATTGGTGTCCTCGATGAAGTCGCCCAGATGCGAGTCCTCGTCGTCGCCGATCGGGGTCTCCATCGAGATCGGCTCCTTGGCGATCTTGAGCACC
Proteins encoded in this window:
- a CDS encoding MHYT domain-containing protein, which gives rise to MQTMILTGTHDGYLVMLSLLIAAFASFTALSLGSRVRASSGAIRRIWVASAAIALGGGIWSMHFVAMLAFSVPGMEMSYSPSLTLLSLLIAVVFTGAGFAIMRWDEVSLGQVAWAGLLMGSGVLAMHYLGMAAMRMPASLSYERFWVAVSMLVAIGAATAAVWLAARDQRLAHRLVAAAAMGTAIAGMHYAGMRAAVFTAAPTVDMATARASIGQTNLAVVISAITVLILIMALGAARVERLLQALARREARAALRLKIADVLRESDTAEALQEVAALMGVHFGVSRAGYGELDPADDSFQYGVCWTDGSVPALMGRYPAADFGVKIVAMLQAGRTVAIDDLLRAALSDEARTHQTARDVDTRAILVVPFVRDRQLRGIVYMNQRTPRSWHPDEIAFVEEIAERTRLVIERAMALAQLRELNATLEARVEARTRQLREAQEALLQSQKMEAVGQLVAGLAHDFNNVLGAVVGAFDLIQGRPAEPARVQRFAQAGLQAAERGAKLTAQLLAFSRTQRIQLQPLLVCVVIAAMQELLARTLGPAIQLQLQPSPAPAPVMADPTQLEMMVLNLAINARDAMPDGGVVSIGTRVRHIAGDPEMGDGRYVELTVRDSGTGMDETTLRRAMEPFFTTKPVGKGTGLGLAQIYGSARQAGGTVRIESALGAGTTVRVFLPCTDRLPVAAATIAAPAPVPGDVRVARVLLVDDDPHLRQMLASALEAHGYGVREANDGPSALEALAAELPDVAVIDFAMPGMNGAELARRVAERWPSLPLLFASGFADTAAVDAATDGKAVLLRKPFRVEELVTAIDQAIA